A stretch of Thermococcus bergensis DNA encodes these proteins:
- a CDS encoding transcriptional regulator — protein sequence MEKERLLRIVETIFKGTGFKVARMEFKGSCFDLVASRLFLLLFVKVLQNIDSFTEEQAEDLKRLAKLFGASPLIVGLKSKNEELEEGVVYERHGIYALNPQTLYDILVENELPAIFAERGGFYVRVNGEYLRELRERHGYSVGELAELLGVSRKSLQNYEKGEQAMSLEVALRLEELFDAPVAKPIDVLNARVEAKMEVEPETDLEREVFKRLEEFGMGVIKIKKAPFDAISKEGGVKILTGISERKTLSTVKRAQIVDEVSKIIQSDGLFILERTKTEVVGEIPLIPKEKLNEIRDADELIEMIEELKKEIKRKIFS from the coding sequence AAACCATATTCAAGGGGACTGGATTTAAGGTTGCGAGAATGGAGTTTAAAGGCTCGTGCTTTGACCTAGTTGCTAGTAGGCTCTTTTTGCTGCTCTTCGTGAAAGTTCTCCAAAATATAGACTCCTTTACGGAGGAGCAGGCAGAGGATTTGAAGCGCCTAGCCAAGCTCTTTGGGGCCTCTCCTCTGATCGTGGGGTTAAAGTCTAAAAACGAAGAACTCGAAGAAGGGGTTGTTTACGAAAGACACGGAATCTATGCTCTAAACCCACAGACTCTTTATGATATCCTTGTGGAAAACGAACTGCCTGCAATCTTTGCCGAGAGGGGCGGTTTTTACGTAAGGGTTAACGGTGAATATCTGCGAGAGCTTAGAGAGAGACACGGCTATAGCGTTGGAGAGCTCGCTGAACTTCTTGGAGTTTCAAGGAAGAGCCTCCAGAACTATGAGAAAGGAGAGCAGGCCATGAGCCTTGAGGTTGCTCTGAGGCTTGAGGAGCTGTTCGATGCCCCGGTTGCAAAGCCCATCGATGTTCTTAACGCAAGAGTCGAGGCCAAGATGGAGGTTGAACCGGAGACAGACCTTGAAAGGGAAGTCTTCAAACGCTTGGAAGAGTTTGGAATGGGGGTCATAAAAATCAAAAAAGCTCCTTTTGATGCCATCTCAAAGGAAGGGGGAGTGAAGATTTTAACAGGCATAAGTGAAAGAAAGACGTTATCGACTGTGAAAAGGGCTCAAATAGTAGATGAAGTTAGCAAAATTATCCAGAGCGACGGGCTGTTTATCCTCGAAAGGACTAAAACCGAGGTTGTGGGAGAAATTCCTCTCATCCCAAAGGAGAAGCTCAACGAGATTAGGGATGCCGATGAGCTTATTGAGATGATTGAGGAACTTAAGAAGGAGATAAAGAGAAAGATATTCAGCTGA